A window of Clavibacter michiganensis contains these coding sequences:
- the ybeY gene encoding rRNA maturation RNase YbeY: MSIEINNESAIEVDEPVIQRLATYALDTLHVHPDAELAIVMVDEGAMEQLHVQWMDEPGPTDVLSFPMDELRPGTEDRPTPAGLLGDIVVCPQVAAEQAVTAGHSTMEEILLLTAHGILHLLGFDHAEPDEEREMFGLQRDILIGFAMSERGR, from the coding sequence ATGAGCATCGAGATCAACAACGAGTCGGCGATCGAGGTCGACGAGCCGGTCATCCAGCGCCTCGCCACGTACGCGCTCGACACGCTGCACGTGCACCCCGACGCGGAGCTCGCCATCGTGATGGTGGACGAGGGCGCGATGGAGCAGCTGCACGTGCAGTGGATGGACGAGCCGGGCCCCACCGACGTCCTGAGCTTCCCCATGGACGAGCTGCGCCCCGGCACAGAGGACCGGCCGACGCCCGCCGGCCTCCTCGGCGACATCGTGGTCTGCCCTCAGGTCGCGGCCGAGCAGGCGGTGACCGCCGGGCACTCCACGATGGAGGAGATCCTGCTGCTCACGGCGCACGGCATCCTGCACCTGCTGGGCTTCGACCACGCCGAGCCCGACGAGGAGCGCGAGATGTTCGGTCTCCAGCGCGACATCCTGATCGGGTTCGCCATGAGCGAGCGCGGGCGCTGA
- a CDS encoding hemolysin family protein, translated as MLALLLPAFLLVVLGGLFAAAESAISSLSRADIQELAATARARRALLAISTDTGACINALGFVRIIAETGAAVLVTLALASTIDEWWITLLVAAAIMTAVSFVLVGASPRSVGRVHARPLLAWTALLVRVIRVAIGPVADALVALGNRVTPGRPKTVATFTSEEQLLSMVDEATELEVLEEDDRELIHSIFEFNDTVVREVMIPRTDMVVVEQTAHVGSALGLFLSRGISRAPVTGRDSDEIEGVLYLRDLARMVYERPEEAERTTVDQLARPAVFVPESQKADALLRQMQLESNHLAMVVDEYGGIAGLVTLEDLIEELVGDISDEYDRDVPEFEDLGDGVYRVSARLPIDELGDLFGLELDDDDVDSAGGLLAKTLGRLPERGSVVRVGGLVLTADRVEGRRTRISTILVERDRADDHDDDHEAAPAGASASRGHDHD; from the coding sequence ATGCTCGCCCTCCTCCTCCCCGCGTTCCTCCTGGTCGTCCTCGGCGGCCTGTTCGCCGCCGCCGAGTCCGCCATCTCGTCGCTGTCCCGCGCGGACATCCAGGAGCTCGCGGCCACCGCGCGCGCCCGCCGCGCGCTGCTCGCCATCTCCACCGACACCGGGGCGTGCATCAACGCCCTCGGGTTCGTGAGGATCATCGCCGAGACCGGCGCCGCGGTGCTCGTCACGCTCGCGCTGGCCTCGACGATCGACGAGTGGTGGATCACGCTGCTGGTCGCCGCCGCGATCATGACCGCCGTCTCGTTCGTGCTCGTCGGCGCGAGCCCGCGCTCCGTCGGCCGCGTCCACGCCCGCCCGCTGCTCGCGTGGACGGCGCTGCTCGTGCGCGTGATCCGCGTGGCGATCGGGCCCGTCGCCGACGCGCTCGTCGCCCTCGGCAACCGGGTGACGCCCGGGCGGCCGAAGACCGTCGCCACGTTCACGAGCGAGGAGCAGCTGCTCAGCATGGTCGACGAGGCCACGGAGCTGGAGGTGCTCGAGGAGGACGACCGCGAGCTCATCCACTCCATCTTCGAGTTCAACGACACCGTCGTGCGCGAGGTGATGATCCCGCGCACCGACATGGTCGTCGTCGAGCAGACCGCGCACGTCGGCTCCGCGCTCGGGCTCTTCCTGTCCCGCGGCATCTCCCGGGCGCCGGTCACGGGACGCGACTCCGACGAGATCGAGGGCGTCCTGTACCTCCGCGACCTCGCCCGCATGGTCTACGAGCGGCCCGAGGAGGCGGAGCGGACCACGGTCGACCAGCTCGCGCGCCCCGCCGTGTTCGTGCCCGAGTCGCAGAAGGCCGACGCGCTGCTCCGGCAGATGCAGCTCGAGTCCAACCACCTCGCCATGGTGGTGGACGAGTACGGCGGCATCGCCGGGCTCGTCACGCTCGAGGACCTCATCGAGGAGCTCGTCGGCGACATCAGCGACGAGTACGACCGCGACGTGCCCGAGTTCGAGGACCTCGGGGACGGCGTGTACCGTGTGAGCGCCCGGCTGCCGATCGACGAGCTGGGCGACCTGTTCGGGCTTGAGCTCGACGACGACGACGTGGACAGCGCCGGCGGCCTCCTCGCCAAGACCCTGGGGCGCCTGCCCGAGCGCGGATCCGTGGTGCGCGTCGGCGGGCTGGTCCTCACGGCCGACCGGGTCGAGGGGCGCCGCACGCGCATCAGCACGATCCTCGTCGAGCGCGACCGCGCCGACGACCACGACGACGACCACGAGGCGGCCCCCGCGGGCGCCTCCGCCAGCAGAGGACACGACCATGACTGA
- a CDS encoding response regulator, with translation MPTPPIRVALVDDQALFRTGVRMLISSQPDLEFAGEAANGQEAVELARAERPDVILMDIRMPVMDGIQATAEVLRAADARGERPPRVLVLTTFDLDESAARAIRAGASGFVLKDADPEFLLAAIRTVHAGNSVIAASATRQLLEHFDPGSRPRVAPPAFMSLTSREREIFVLAARGLSNAEIAQAEFLSEATVKTHVSRILAKLSLRDRVQLVVFAFEHRLNGSPTQG, from the coding sequence GTGCCCACCCCACCCATCCGCGTCGCCCTGGTCGACGACCAGGCCCTGTTCCGCACGGGCGTCCGCATGCTCATCTCCTCGCAGCCCGACCTGGAGTTCGCCGGCGAGGCCGCCAACGGCCAGGAGGCCGTGGAGCTCGCGCGCGCCGAGCGCCCCGACGTGATCCTCATGGACATCCGCATGCCGGTGATGGACGGGATCCAGGCCACGGCCGAGGTCCTGCGGGCGGCGGACGCGCGCGGCGAGCGCCCGCCGCGCGTCCTCGTGCTCACCACCTTCGACCTCGACGAGAGCGCCGCTCGCGCCATCCGGGCCGGCGCGAGCGGCTTCGTGCTGAAGGACGCCGACCCCGAGTTCCTGCTCGCCGCCATCCGCACCGTCCACGCCGGCAACTCGGTCATCGCGGCGTCGGCCACGCGCCAGCTGCTCGAGCACTTCGACCCGGGATCCCGGCCGCGGGTCGCGCCGCCCGCGTTCATGTCGCTCACCTCGCGCGAGCGGGAGATCTTCGTCCTCGCGGCGCGCGGCCTGAGCAACGCGGAGATCGCGCAGGCGGAGTTCCTCAGCGAGGCGACCGTGAAGACCCACGTGAGCCGCATCCTCGCGAAGCTCAGCCTCCGCGACCGCGTCCAGCTCGTGGTCTTCGCGTTCGAGCACCGGTTGAACGGATCCCCCACGCAGGGCTAG
- the era gene encoding GTPase Era, with amino-acid sequence MTDPRDDATPVEETAADGSPVAGTAAEPAPLSDEAWGIDRDAEPTRAKRTPRGGAPAYRAGFVSFVGRPNVGKSTLTNALVGEKVAITSSKPQTTRKAIRGIVHRPDGQLILVDTPGIHRPRTLLGERLNALVQTTLGDVDVIGLCIPADERIGPGDRFINEQLDEYPRARKIAIVTKTDSASRHAVAEQLLAVQELRDWDAIVPVSAVEAIQLDALVGELLNALPVSEQLYPSDAVTEEGLEARISELIREAALEGVQDELPHSLAVTIDDMIQREDKELLEIYANLFVERDSQKGIVIGAQGSRLKHVGQVARAQIEPLVGTRVFLSLRVKIAKDWQRDPKLLGRLGF; translated from the coding sequence ATGACTGATCCCCGCGACGACGCGACGCCCGTCGAGGAGACGGCGGCGGACGGGTCGCCCGTCGCCGGGACGGCCGCCGAGCCCGCCCCGCTGTCGGACGAGGCCTGGGGCATCGACCGCGACGCGGAGCCGACCCGCGCGAAGCGCACGCCGCGCGGGGGAGCGCCCGCGTACCGCGCGGGCTTCGTCTCCTTCGTCGGCCGCCCGAACGTGGGCAAGTCCACGCTCACGAACGCCCTGGTCGGCGAGAAGGTCGCCATCACGAGCTCCAAGCCGCAGACGACGCGCAAGGCCATCCGCGGGATCGTGCACCGGCCGGACGGGCAGCTCATCCTCGTCGACACCCCCGGGATCCACCGCCCGCGCACCCTCCTCGGCGAGCGGCTGAACGCGCTCGTGCAGACGACGCTCGGCGACGTGGACGTCATCGGGCTGTGCATCCCCGCGGACGAGCGGATCGGCCCGGGCGACCGCTTCATCAACGAGCAGCTCGACGAGTACCCGCGCGCCCGCAAGATCGCGATCGTCACCAAGACCGACTCCGCCTCGCGCCACGCGGTCGCCGAGCAGCTCCTCGCCGTGCAGGAGCTGCGCGACTGGGACGCGATCGTCCCCGTCTCGGCCGTCGAGGCGATCCAGCTCGACGCGCTCGTGGGCGAGCTGCTGAACGCGCTGCCGGTCTCCGAGCAGCTCTACCCGTCCGACGCCGTCACGGAGGAGGGGCTCGAGGCGCGCATCTCGGAGCTCATCCGCGAGGCCGCGCTCGAGGGCGTCCAGGACGAGCTGCCGCACTCGCTCGCGGTCACGATCGACGACATGATCCAGCGCGAGGACAAGGAGCTGCTCGAGATCTACGCGAACCTCTTCGTCGAGCGCGACAGCCAGAAGGGCATCGTCATCGGCGCGCAGGGGTCCCGGCTCAAGCACGTGGGGCAGGTGGCGCGCGCGCAGATCGAGCCGCTCGTGGGCACGCGCGTGTTCCTCTCGCTGCGGGTGAAGATCGCCAAGGACTGGCAGCGCGACCCGAAGCTGCTCGGCCGCCTCGGCTTCTGA
- a CDS encoding PhoH family protein translates to MSGSDPRGGASTEDDRVEQTATMDGVLMVRLLGPQDRLLRQIEREHPDVDVRVRGNEITLVGTRADVASARRLIDEVVAMVEDGQHVEPQEIETSARRLGEDDARTLSDVLSEAIVQSRGRTVRPKTQGQKQYVQAIDENTIVFGIGPAGTGKTYLAMAKAVQALQRKEVERIILTRPAVEAGERLGYLPGSLTDKIDPYLRPLFDALNEMMDPELVPKLMASNTIEVAPLAYMRGRTLNNAFVVLDEAQNTTPEQMKMFLTRLGFGSKMVVTGDITQVDLPTGSSGLQLVTRVLDGMDDIHFSRLTSDDVVRHTLVGRIVDAYTRYDAERQAADHLRAERRTAPGSTR, encoded by the coding sequence ATGTCGGGCTCTGACCCGCGGGGCGGCGCATCCACGGAGGATGACCGCGTCGAGCAGACGGCGACCATGGACGGCGTCCTCATGGTGCGCCTCCTGGGGCCGCAGGACCGGCTGCTCCGGCAGATAGAGCGCGAGCACCCGGACGTCGACGTCCGGGTCCGCGGCAACGAGATCACGCTCGTCGGCACCCGGGCGGACGTGGCGTCCGCCCGTCGGCTCATCGACGAGGTCGTGGCGATGGTGGAGGACGGACAGCACGTGGAACCCCAGGAGATCGAGACGAGCGCGCGCCGGCTCGGCGAGGACGACGCGCGGACCCTGTCCGACGTGCTGAGCGAGGCCATCGTGCAGTCGCGCGGCCGCACGGTCCGGCCGAAGACGCAGGGCCAGAAGCAGTACGTGCAGGCCATCGACGAGAACACCATCGTGTTCGGCATCGGGCCCGCGGGCACGGGCAAGACGTACCTCGCCATGGCGAAGGCCGTCCAGGCGCTGCAGCGCAAGGAGGTCGAGCGGATCATCCTCACGCGTCCGGCCGTCGAGGCGGGGGAGCGGCTCGGGTACCTGCCGGGATCGCTCACCGACAAGATCGACCCGTACCTCCGCCCGCTGTTCGACGCGCTCAACGAGATGATGGATCCCGAGCTCGTCCCCAAGCTCATGGCCTCGAACACCATCGAGGTCGCCCCGCTCGCCTACATGCGCGGCCGCACGCTCAACAACGCGTTCGTCGTGCTCGACGAGGCGCAGAACACCACGCCCGAGCAGATGAAGATGTTCCTCACGCGGCTCGGCTTCGGCTCGAAGATGGTGGTCACGGGCGACATCACGCAGGTCGACCTGCCCACCGGGTCCAGCGGCCTGCAGCTCGTCACGCGCGTGCTGGACGGCATGGACGACATCCACTTCTCCCGCCTCACGAGCGACGACGTCGTGCGGCACACCCTGGTCGGCCGCATCGTGGACGCGTACACGCGCTACGACGCGGAGCGCCAGGCAGCCGACCACCTCCGCGCCGAGCGCCGCACCGCCCCAGGGAGCACCCGATGA
- a CDS encoding alpha/beta hydrolase, which yields MLHDLEDLSLLSASTVTATTLAPVIGLVLLAVVARRARQTTGARAADPRRTAGELALGALLGALGGLALAFVLGDVMDLFGVVLSLPTRGWTAIGGTGLGILVVAVVRSGRSVTGIGGTGRPARRIRVLHRVLAVLVVPLVVLTSAIGINADLQEYPNVAAAFGLTRVGPLDTSDLPSAQPAEGEPAPDSTVPIEESWTPGEELPSHGRVGSVSIPGTQSGFTARAAIVYLPPAALVPDAPELPVLIAMSGQPGKPLDLLASGRFESILDAYAADHHGLAPIVVMPDQLGASDANPMCIDSSLGNSETYLTVDVPAWIRANLRMLDGRTSWALLGFSQGGTCAAQLGAAHPDVYGSFVDISGEIGPWAGPKTIDVAFGGSHDRYAASIPSAVMASRAPYADTQAVFCVGEEDSGYRPGVEQVEAAAVAAGIDARLSIAPGSSHDWGTVKWCTADALPTLGQRLGLTR from the coding sequence GTGCTCCACGATCTCGAAGACCTGTCGCTGCTGAGCGCCTCGACGGTCACGGCCACCACGCTCGCACCCGTGATCGGCCTCGTCCTCCTGGCCGTCGTGGCGCGGCGCGCGCGGCAGACGACCGGTGCGCGCGCCGCGGACCCCCGGCGCACCGCGGGCGAGCTCGCGCTCGGTGCCCTCCTCGGCGCGCTGGGCGGCCTGGCCCTCGCCTTCGTCCTCGGCGACGTGATGGACCTGTTCGGGGTGGTCCTGTCCCTGCCGACGCGCGGCTGGACCGCGATCGGCGGCACGGGGCTCGGCATCCTCGTCGTGGCCGTCGTGCGCAGCGGCCGCAGCGTCACCGGGATCGGCGGCACCGGGCGGCCGGCGCGCCGCATCCGCGTCCTCCACCGCGTGCTGGCCGTGCTCGTGGTACCCCTGGTCGTGCTCACCTCGGCCATCGGCATCAACGCGGACCTGCAGGAGTACCCGAACGTGGCGGCCGCGTTCGGCCTCACCCGCGTCGGTCCGCTCGACACGTCCGACCTCCCGTCGGCCCAGCCCGCGGAAGGGGAGCCGGCCCCGGACTCCACCGTGCCCATCGAGGAGTCGTGGACGCCGGGAGAGGAGCTCCCCTCGCACGGCCGCGTCGGATCCGTGAGCATCCCGGGCACGCAGTCGGGCTTCACGGCGCGCGCCGCCATCGTCTACCTGCCGCCGGCCGCGCTGGTGCCCGACGCCCCCGAGCTGCCCGTGCTCATCGCCATGTCGGGGCAGCCGGGCAAGCCGCTCGACCTGCTCGCGTCCGGCCGGTTCGAGTCGATCCTCGACGCCTACGCCGCGGACCACCACGGCCTCGCGCCCATCGTGGTCATGCCCGACCAGCTGGGCGCATCGGACGCGAACCCCATGTGCATCGACTCCTCCCTCGGGAACTCGGAGACGTACCTCACGGTCGACGTGCCCGCGTGGATCCGTGCGAACCTCCGCATGCTGGACGGCCGGACGTCGTGGGCCCTGCTCGGCTTCTCGCAGGGCGGCACGTGCGCCGCGCAGCTCGGGGCCGCGCACCCGGACGTGTACGGCTCCTTCGTCGACATCTCCGGCGAGATCGGTCCGTGGGCCGGCCCGAAGACCATCGACGTCGCCTTCGGCGGCTCGCACGACAGGTACGCGGCGTCGATCCCCTCGGCCGTCATGGCGAGCCGCGCGCCCTACGCCGACACCCAGGCCGTGTTCTGCGTGGGCGAGGAGGACTCCGGGTACCGTCCGGGCGTGGAGCAGGTGGAGGCGGCCGCGGTCGCCGCCGGCATCGACGCCCGCCTGAGCATCGCGCCCGGCAGCTCGCACGACTGGGGCACCGTGAAGTGGTGCACGGCCGACGCGCTCCCCACCCTCGGCCAGCGCCTGGGGCTCACCCGATGA
- a CDS encoding sensor histidine kinase: MLRRIPRYQLVLDVVLAVAFVALLAPGSIGVAAASAFGVFASTTSEISVVLVLVMGAALAVRRVSPGLSLAVAWTGAIVQMGAGAGVEPGDLAVAGVVYCTAAYGGRVVRALGLASAIVGGVVAACYLSYASGRVPVGSAAFSTGEWTAFATLFLFLLLCAWSVLLASWTAGRLVVASRASHASRDAQEAAERDQARALQDVVVEQERNRIARDMHDVVAHSLAVVIAQADGARYARLVDPEAADEALRTISTTARQALGDVRILLAQLRHSEDDAPQPELKELSDLIDQMRSTGLTIEFVETGQPGEFGTGQQLAVYRIVQEALTNVLRHGDVGHPVEVELAWEPDGVSVSVRSRTLPDPVRPARTTTGIIALPVLPPAPATPAQPVGHGLAGMRERATLSGGRFSAGVRDGVWTVSAWIPFAPATRPVPRVPVAGASVGTGADAPSRPLTLDELFPPEAAAAGTATPGAPAAHVSPHRTAAARGAAASAARRARDDRPAGS, translated from the coding sequence ATGCTCCGACGGATCCCGAGGTACCAGCTCGTCCTCGACGTCGTCCTCGCCGTCGCGTTCGTGGCCCTCCTCGCCCCCGGGTCGATCGGCGTCGCGGCCGCGAGCGCGTTCGGCGTGTTCGCGTCCACAACCTCCGAGATCTCCGTCGTCCTCGTGCTCGTCATGGGGGCCGCCCTCGCGGTGCGCCGCGTCTCGCCCGGGCTCTCCCTCGCCGTCGCGTGGACGGGCGCGATCGTCCAGATGGGCGCGGGCGCGGGCGTCGAGCCCGGCGACCTGGCCGTCGCGGGCGTCGTGTACTGCACCGCGGCGTACGGAGGCCGCGTCGTCCGCGCGCTGGGCCTCGCCTCCGCGATCGTCGGCGGCGTGGTCGCCGCGTGCTACCTGTCCTACGCGTCGGGCCGCGTCCCCGTCGGCAGCGCGGCCTTCAGCACGGGGGAGTGGACCGCGTTCGCGACCCTGTTCCTTTTCCTCCTCCTCTGCGCGTGGAGCGTGCTGCTGGCGTCGTGGACGGCCGGCCGCCTCGTGGTCGCATCCCGCGCGTCGCATGCCAGCCGGGACGCGCAGGAGGCCGCCGAGCGCGACCAGGCCCGCGCGCTGCAGGACGTGGTCGTCGAGCAGGAGCGCAACCGGATCGCGCGGGACATGCACGACGTCGTCGCCCACTCGCTCGCCGTCGTGATCGCGCAGGCCGACGGCGCCCGGTACGCCCGGCTGGTGGATCCCGAGGCCGCGGACGAGGCGCTGCGCACCATCTCCACCACCGCGAGGCAGGCGCTCGGCGACGTGCGGATCCTCCTGGCGCAGCTCCGGCACAGCGAGGACGACGCCCCGCAGCCCGAGCTCAAGGAGCTGAGCGACCTCATCGACCAGATGCGCTCCACGGGCCTCACCATCGAGTTCGTGGAGACGGGCCAGCCGGGCGAGTTCGGTACGGGGCAGCAGCTCGCCGTGTACCGGATCGTGCAGGAGGCCCTCACCAACGTGCTGCGCCACGGCGACGTCGGGCACCCCGTCGAGGTCGAGCTCGCGTGGGAGCCGGACGGCGTCTCGGTGTCGGTGCGGAGCCGGACGCTCCCGGATCCGGTGCGCCCCGCCCGCACCACGACGGGCATCATCGCCCTCCCCGTGCTTCCGCCCGCGCCCGCGACGCCCGCGCAGCCGGTCGGCCACGGCCTGGCCGGGATGCGCGAGCGCGCGACGCTCTCCGGCGGCCGCTTCTCGGCGGGCGTCCGCGACGGCGTGTGGACCGTGTCCGCGTGGATCCCGTTCGCGCCCGCGACCCGTCCCGTGCCCCGCGTGCCCGTCGCCGGGGCGTCCGTCGGCACGGGAGCGGATGCTCCCAGCCGCCCCCTGACCCTCGACGAGCTGTTCCCGCCGGAGGCCGCGGCCGCGGGCACCGCGACGCCCGGGGCGCCCGCCGCGCACGTCAGCCCGCACCGCACGGCCGCCGCTCGCGGGGCAGCCGCCTCCGCGGCGCGGCGCGCGCGCGACGACCGGCCTGCCGGATCCTGA
- a CDS encoding bifunctional lysylphosphatidylglycerol flippase/synthetase MprF produces the protein MTARPRILTLQGAARALLSRLVAQPVTLGIAAVILLLAVLPAVSATWRRVVHHELATGYEAVVDRGHWWTTATAAFLTDGPVELVVSLLAVLVLVGVAEHLMGWWRTLLGFVLTGTVGSLLGIAVQALGLVDGELWSHGVRGIATADPLTAVAGVLALSSAWAGVLWRRRIRVVLVVVVLVFLLYSGQPSDLYRLLAILVGGVVGALLHRPAGGALWQRSSHHEVRVILAAVVAILGTGPAIALLSRSRYGPLAPIALLFVDDRVPGDAISTRCLSSDFTHDCLQEIMLARIGGGVGPILLSVAPLLALLVAAYGLARGRRFAVWLAVSVNLLLAVLSAYAFGMLVHRDMVSPRLSASPSAHPEAVAALVASVALPLGSAIVLVLLRRHFTILSTAPAIRRFLVTTGVALAGLMALFVATGLALSDAFTRPVDLNDLLAEAPDRFIPASFLRGESLDFLPTDPITDVVYRGVGPAFWIILVIASLRAIADVRIAAVPRAQARVTPALRRGAIGSLSHMATWPGNSYWIAADGQTVVAYRVVGSVAITTAAPLGPPDDDRALRDVLGQFARFADDNGWTPVFYSVPASMTPLFREMGWETLVVAEETVVRPGTWQTTGKKWQDVRTSINRADRAGIRAEWTTWAELPLAWASQIEQMSEEWVAEKELPEMGFTLGGVEELRDPAVRLMLAIDADDHVQAATSWLPTWRDGEVVGWTLDFMRRRPDGINGVMEFLIARSAMRMKEDGIEFMSLSAAPLAQTRAASTSSSTAGEQADAGAGAERQESAVERILEFLADSLEPVYGFRSLLEFKRKFQPELVPLIMAYPDATALPTVGLALTRAYLPSTSVRDLTRVLRSAR, from the coding sequence ATGACCGCGCGCCCCCGCATCCTCACGCTGCAGGGCGCCGCCCGCGCCCTCCTGTCGCGCCTCGTCGCGCAGCCCGTGACCCTCGGGATCGCCGCGGTCATCCTCCTGCTCGCCGTGCTGCCCGCCGTCTCCGCGACGTGGCGGCGCGTCGTCCACCACGAGCTGGCGACCGGGTACGAGGCGGTCGTCGATCGCGGCCACTGGTGGACCACCGCCACGGCGGCCTTCCTCACCGACGGCCCCGTGGAGCTCGTCGTCTCGCTCCTCGCCGTGCTGGTGCTCGTCGGCGTCGCGGAGCACCTCATGGGCTGGTGGCGCACGCTCCTCGGGTTCGTGCTCACGGGCACCGTCGGCTCGCTCCTCGGCATCGCCGTCCAGGCGCTGGGGCTCGTGGACGGAGAGCTGTGGTCCCACGGGGTGCGGGGCATCGCGACGGCGGATCCGCTCACGGCGGTCGCGGGCGTGCTCGCCCTCTCGAGCGCGTGGGCCGGCGTCCTGTGGCGGCGGCGCATCCGGGTGGTGCTCGTCGTCGTGGTGCTCGTGTTCCTGCTCTACTCGGGCCAGCCGAGCGACCTCTACCGGCTCCTCGCGATCCTGGTCGGCGGCGTCGTCGGCGCGCTGCTGCACCGCCCGGCCGGGGGAGCGCTGTGGCAGCGCAGCTCCCACCACGAGGTGCGCGTGATCCTCGCGGCGGTCGTGGCCATCCTCGGAACCGGCCCCGCGATCGCGCTCCTGTCCCGCAGCCGCTACGGCCCGCTCGCCCCCATCGCGCTGCTGTTCGTCGACGACCGGGTGCCGGGCGACGCGATCTCCACCCGCTGCCTGTCGAGCGACTTCACGCACGACTGCCTGCAGGAGATCATGCTGGCGCGCATCGGCGGCGGGGTGGGTCCCATCCTCCTGTCGGTGGCGCCGCTGCTCGCCCTCCTGGTCGCCGCGTACGGCCTGGCGCGCGGGCGTCGCTTCGCCGTGTGGCTGGCCGTGAGCGTCAACCTGCTGCTCGCCGTGCTCTCCGCCTACGCGTTCGGGATGCTGGTGCACCGCGACATGGTCTCGCCGCGCCTGTCCGCGTCCCCGTCCGCGCACCCGGAGGCGGTGGCCGCGCTCGTCGCGTCGGTGGCGCTGCCGCTCGGCAGCGCGATCGTCCTCGTGCTCCTGCGCCGGCACTTCACCATCCTCTCGACGGCCCCCGCGATCCGGCGCTTCCTCGTGACGACGGGCGTCGCCCTGGCCGGGCTCATGGCGCTGTTCGTGGCCACGGGGCTCGCGCTCTCCGACGCCTTCACGCGGCCGGTGGACCTCAACGACCTCCTGGCCGAGGCTCCCGACCGCTTCATCCCGGCGTCGTTCCTCCGCGGCGAGTCGCTCGACTTCCTGCCGACCGACCCGATCACCGACGTCGTCTACCGGGGCGTGGGGCCGGCGTTCTGGATCATCCTGGTGATCGCGAGCCTGCGCGCCATCGCCGACGTCCGCATCGCCGCCGTCCCCCGGGCGCAGGCGCGCGTCACGCCTGCCCTCCGCCGCGGGGCGATCGGCTCGCTGTCCCACATGGCGACGTGGCCGGGCAACTCGTACTGGATCGCGGCCGACGGGCAGACGGTCGTCGCCTACCGCGTGGTCGGCAGCGTCGCGATCACCACGGCCGCCCCGCTCGGCCCGCCCGACGACGACCGCGCCCTGCGCGACGTCCTGGGGCAGTTCGCGCGCTTCGCCGACGACAACGGGTGGACCCCCGTCTTCTACAGCGTCCCCGCGTCGATGACGCCGCTGTTCCGCGAGATGGGCTGGGAGACGCTCGTCGTCGCCGAGGAGACCGTCGTGCGCCCGGGCACCTGGCAGACCACGGGCAAGAAGTGGCAGGACGTCCGCACGTCCATCAACCGGGCGGATCGGGCGGGCATCCGGGCGGAGTGGACCACCTGGGCGGAGCTGCCCCTGGCGTGGGCCAGCCAGATCGAGCAGATGTCCGAGGAGTGGGTCGCGGAGAAGGAGCTGCCCGAGATGGGCTTCACCCTCGGCGGCGTGGAGGAGCTCCGGGATCCCGCCGTGCGGCTCATGCTCGCGATCGACGCGGACGACCACGTGCAGGCCGCCACGAGCTGGCTGCCCACCTGGCGCGACGGCGAGGTGGTCGGCTGGACGCTCGACTTCATGCGCCGCCGCCCCGACGGGATCAACGGCGTGATGGAGTTCCTCATCGCCCGCTCTGCCATGCGGATGAAGGAGGACGGCATCGAGTTCATGAGCCTCTCCGCCGCGCCGCTCGCGCAGACGCGGGCGGCCTCGACCTCGAGCTCGACCGCGGGCGAGCAGGCGGATGCCGGTGCCGGCGCGGAGCGCCAGGAGAGCGCGGTCGAGCGCATCCTCGAGTTCCTCGCCGACTCGCTGGAGCCCGTCTACGGCTTCCGCTCGCTGCTGGAGTTCAAGCGCAAGTTCCAGCCGGAGCTCGTGCCGCTGATCATGGCCTACCCGGACGCGACCGCCCTGCCGACCGTGGGCCTCGCGTTGACCCGCGCGTACCTGCCGTCGACGTCGGTGCGCGACCTGACGCGCGTGCTCCGCTCCGCGCGGTGA